DNA from Amorphoplanes friuliensis DSM 7358:
CCACCACGACCGGGGCCAGTGCCGCCAGGGCGTAGCCCAGGATCGCCGACTTGAACGCACCCTTGGCCTTCTCGATCTCGCCGGGGTCGCCGCCGGCCATCACGTAGCGCACACCGCCGAGGGTCAGGAACAGAGTGGCCAGCACCGCGAGGATGCCCACCAGCCAGCCGGTGGCGTTGTTGAGGATTTTGGTCAGCTGGGTGGTGCCGGCGTCGGCGGCGTACGCGGGGCTCGCGAGCACCGCGAAGCCCAGCAGCACCACCGCGGTCGAGACCATGGCACCGGCGAGACGGTTGCGGATGTGCTGCATCGCAGCTCTCCTCCATAGGTGGCAGCCCTCAGCGGGCTGCGGCAGCGGGTGAAGGCCTGCGGGAGGCGGAGTGGGAGCCGTTCTCCCTTCCGTCCGGTGCGGTGTCGTGGCATGCGTGACCGGGTCCAGCCGGTCCGCGCTCCCGCAGGCGGTGCAGGGCTCTGGAGATGCAGGAGCGTCTGCGATCGGGGAAATGCCGGCGTGTGAGAGCGGGCGCGATGACCGGCACCGCTCACCCGCGCTCACACGCGGTCACGGCGGCGGGTTCAGCTCTGCAGGATTTCGCCGAGGCCGAGGTCGCCGGACTGGATCGCCCGGCGCAGCCGTAGTTCTGCGCGCCGGCGCCGGCCCGCGACGGTGTTGGGCAGTTCCCCGAGCCAGGCGGCGACATCCTTGACCTGCAGGCCCTCGAGGCGGGTAGCGCCGATGAGCTGGGCTTCGCTGCGGCTGAGCACTCCTGCGGTGACGGCGTCGGCCAGAACCAGATCGGGGTGTCCCCACGGCGGGCGGGGGCTGCGCGATGCGAACGGTGCCCAGCTGCCGGCCTCGACTCCGGCGCTCTGGAACGCCTGGCGCACGCCGGCCTTGCGCCCGGCGTCGATCAGCCGGGCGCACAGGGAGCTGTCGTGCAGGTCGACCTTGCGCAGCGCGCTCACGAAGCCTTCGGCCACGGCGGACTCCAGATCGTCGCGGTCGCTGCGCCAGGAGGTGCCGAGTTGCCGTACGGCGCGGCGCAGGCCGGGCATCGCCATGCCGATGGCGGCGACCAGCCAGCTCGAGTGGTCTTCGCGGGCCCGGCGGATCAGTTCGCGCCACACCACGTCGCGGGTGTGCAGGCTGACGGCCGGGCGCAGCAGCAGATCGCGCAGCGGCATCAGCAACAGCCGGCCGGCGGGCAGGTCGGCGCCGAGGTCGGCGCCGTCGAGGTAGAGGTTGGTGGGTTCGGCGGCGCTGCGGGTGAAGACGTACTGCGCGACCTGCAGCGCGGAGGTCGAATACAGGGGACGGGAACGAACGGCCATCTCGTGCTCCGAAGGCGAGGGCCCGCGTCATCGCACGGCGCGAGCGGAGCACCCATCAACGCCCGGCCGCTGTCACAGCACTCTGACGCCGTGCGCTCATGCCGTCGCTACGCCGATCGCGTCGTAACAGAGCAAAGTCGCAGCTCAGAACCTCTTTGTGATCGCAGTGACCGGCGGATCGGTCACACCGTGGCAGTGCCCTGAGTTCGGCCCGGAGCCCTGACAGCTGCAGGTCAGCCCGTCGTGAGACAGCGTGTTGCCGTGTCAGACGGCTCGAGAGGCCGATGCGCCGGAGGTTCAGGCCGGGTCTCGTGCGACAGCTTCCACGGTGGCTGTGGCAAGTTCCCGCCCATCGTGGCGTCCGCAGCCGTGTGAGTGCGTGTGACTCCGTGTGAGCCGATCATGGCGACCGTTGCCATCCGGGCGCTCTTACGGTGACCTTGGCGCACTGTCACACCGCACGGGTCTCGCGGGAACGGCAGGCGCCGCCTGTGCCGATCCTTCGCCGAGCACCCGGGAGGCATCCGATGGCCGCTGGTGGCATCACCGCACTGCGCAACCTCGCCGCCGGTGCGGTGGCGGGGATCGCTGCCTGGTCGTCCTGGTATCACATGTCGCATCTGGCGCGGCTGCACGGTGAGCCGGCCGAGGTTGCGGTGGCGCTGCCGTTGACGGTCGACGGGATGCTGATCGTGGCGACGATCGTGATGGCCGATGACAAGCGCCGCTACGGTGTGGTGCGCCCGGTCGCGCGTATCGCCTTCCCGATCGGTGTCATCGCGTCGGTCGCGGCGAACATCGCCGGCGCCGACCCGACGCTGTGGGCGCGTTTCATCGCCGCATGGCCGCCGATCGCGTTATTGCTGATCGTCGAGATGCTGGCCCGCCCACCGGCGGGATCCGCCGCCGTACCTGCCGGCACCGAGCAAGGTCCGCGGCCGGGAGAGGCGGAACCCGTGGTACCGCACACGGCGATCGGCGAAGTTCCGCCGCAACCCCAGGTTCCGCCGCAGCGGGAAGTTCCGCCCGCCGCCGGGGGAGTCGGTGTTCCGCGACTGAGGCACCCAGCGGCGTACCCGGAACTGGTTCCGCTACCGCCACATGTCGTATCTGCTGCTGCCGGAACCTCCGCCGGCGGCGCAGCTGGGCATCGGATGCCCAGCAGCAACTCCTCCCGAGAGGAGCAACTCACCGGTGGCCAGAACGTCGATGCGACGCAGGTTCCGGTTCCGCTCACTACGGGTTCGCAGGTGCACCTTGAAGTACCGGTTGCGGCGGAACTTGCAGGTGTCGAGGCGGATGGGGAAGTTCCGTCGGCGGTGGGGCCGGCCGGACGCGAGGCCGGCCTGGTTGCGGCGGAACCACTTGCTTGTTCCGACGAGGCACCCAAGAAGTTCCGGTCGGCCCTGGCCCCAACAGACAGAGCAGCTGCGGACCGGCTGCACGTCGTCGCCGATCTGCGCACTCCTGAGCGGCCTGCGCACCGTAGTACCGGCGAAGGTGGATCTGCACCACAGCAGCCGTCGGCGCAGTCAAATTCGGTCATCGCCGGTGCTGACGACAACTGCGGGAAGCGGACTGCCGGTGACGTCCGCCGACCGGCGGCGACCACGCGCCAGCTGGCACTGACGATCATGCAGGAGGAACCGAAGCTGACCCGCGTCGAGGTCGCCCGGCGGCTGGGCGTCTCCACGCGCCGGCTTCGCGAGGTCCTTGCCGGCTGAACCGTCACCACGGCCCGACTTGCCAGCGCTTCCTCGAAGACCAGCGGCGACTAGAGCGAATCTGATGGATCATCGCGGTTGTTCATGATCGATCGTTGGTGTGTTGTGGCTGGTGATCTGACTGATCAGGATTGGGAACGTCTGGAGCCGTTGCTGCCGAGCATGGACCCGCAGCGTGGCGGCCGATGGCGTGACCATCGCCAGGTGATCAACGGGATCCTGTGGCGGACCGAGAACGGCGCGAAATGGCATCAGGTCCCGGACCGTTACGGGCCGTGGAAGACCTGTTACCACCGCTTTTCGCAGTGGGAACAGGACGGCACCTGGGCCAGGATCGAGAAGCGGTTGTAGAGCGACGCGGACGCTGCAGGCGACCTGGACTGGCGTGCGCAGGTCGACTCAACCGTCGTGCGTGCCCACCAGAACGCTGCGGGCGCTCGTAAAAGGGGCTGAGTCCGGCCGAATCGCGGGCAGCTCAAGGGATCGGCCGCTCCCGAGGAGGCCTGACCAGCAAACTGCATCTGCTCGCCGAAGGACGCGGCCGGTCCCTGGTCACCCGAATCACACCGGGACAGGCCTCGGACACCAAAGAACTCGTGACGTTGATCGACGCCGTCAGCGTGGCCCGGCCCGGCGGACGAGGCCGCCCGCGTAAGCGTCTCGACCACCTGACCGCGGACAAGGCCTACGGCTCCCGGGCGAATCGCCGATCGCTGCGCTCGCGCCGGATCCCGCACACCATCCCGGAACGCGACGACGTTCTGGCCGGCCGCGCTCGCCGTGGTGCTCGCGGCGGTCGACCGCCGATCTTCAACCCCGACCGGTACAGGGACCGCAACCAGATCGAGCGGGCCTTCAATCGACTCAAACAGTTCCGGGCCGTCGCGACCAGGTATGACAAGCTCCGCGACCGCTACCACGCCACCGTGACCATCGCCTCGATCATCATCTGGCTCCGCGCCAACCCTGACAGAGCCCACCCATGATCCGTCAGATTCGCTCTAGGGCACGCTGCGTGTATTCGTACCGCAGCCCCCTGACACGGACGCACATCTTCAGCGGTGCCGTCATGTGTGAGAGGACGCTCGGCAATTCTGAGATGCATGCGTGAACCCGGACAGCGCGGGCGCCGAACCTGCCATGACCGATCACCGCGGTCCGTGCCCACCGACAGCAACGACGAGCCAGGTACCTATGCGATCCCTCGTGCGGGGCTGCCCTGGCTGGTGTGCGTACCTGCGGGCACAGGCACGGACCTGTCGCCGCAGCTGGCGCAGCTGATCCTCGACGTCCACACCGCCGTGGGCGACGTCGTCGTCGACATCGACGACGACAGTGCGTTCGCCGCGGCTGCTGCCGAGACAGGCCGCAGGCACCATGCTCTTGGTGGCGCCACGGGTCTGAATGCCTTCGGTCACGCCGCCGGCTACATCGACCTGCTGCTCATGCACTGGCCGCAACCCAATGCCGACCCACGCTGGCTGCTGCTGACCTGCCGGACGCTGCGGCGCAACGAAGGCTGCCTGGTGGTGGCGGTCAAGGCCGTGAATCAGCGGCGTGTCGCCGCCCTGAGCGCCCTGACCGGTGCGGCGCACACCGCCGGTCTGAACCTGGTGGATCACATAGCCGTCATCGACCTGTCCGCCGACAACTTCCTGACTCAGCCTGGAACAGCTGCGGAGCGGACGCCCCGGGTGGATGCTGACCTGCTCGTCTTCGTTGCGGCCACGCCGTCATGAAATGGCGACAGCGCATCCTTGAAAGGGGACTGAGGGGCGGGGTGGGCCGGTCAGAGTCGAGTTCAGTTCGGGAGTTTCATCTGCACTTCCCACTGACCACCGTGACCAAGGCGACGTTGGCGGCCCACTCGCTTAGAGGTCAGTTCAGAATGAGCGGACGTGGTGTGCGGCTGGGTCCCGCCGGGCCGGCCTGAGACTGCTGGTCGTGGTCGATCGTGTGGTGACTGATGAGTTGTGGCTGCGATTGGAACCGTTGATCCCGGTGCCTGAGCGCCGGTACCGGTTCCCGGGCCGGCGCCGGGCCGACAACCGTGCCGCGCTGGAAGGGATTCTGTTCGTCGTCAGTACCGGTATGCGGTGGAGCGACTTGCCTACGGCCATGTTCGGCGCCTCCGGTGCGACGTGCTGGCGCCGGTTGAAGGAATGGCACCAAGCCGGCGTGTGGCAGCAACTGCATCAAACGGTGCTTGCGGAGCTGCGGGCGGCGGGTCTGCTGGACCTGGCCCACGCGGTCGTGGACTCCTCGCACTTGCGGGCTCTCAAAGGGGGGACCTCACCGGTCCCAGCCCGGTCGACCGGGGCCGGCTGGCCAGCAAGCACCACCTGATCACCGACGCTAGTGGGCTACCACTGGCGGTCATCCTGACCGGCGGCAACCGCAACGACGTCACCCAGCTACTGCCGCTGATCGACGCCATCCCACCGATCCACGGCCTGCGAGGACGGCCGAAACGACGACCGCGCAGGGTGTTCGCCGATCGCGGCTACGACCACGACAAGTACCGCCGCCTGCTACGGCAACAACGCATCACACCGAAGATCGCCCGCCGCGGCGAGGCTCACGGCTCCGGGCTGGGCAAGCATCGCTGGCTCGTTGAACGGACCTTCTCCTGGCTGCACAACTTCCGACGGCTGCGAACCCGCTACGAACGCCGAGCCGACATCCACCAAGCCATGATCAGCATCGCCTGCTCCGTAATCTGCCTACGACGCCTACTCAGCTCATTTTAAACTGACCTCTTAAACGGACGCGGATTACGGCCACAACAGGGCTGGAAGGCCAGATCGACGCGACGTTGTGGTTCCTTGATCGGTTCTGTTGGGCTGGACTCGGCGCACGCTGGAGGTGGCTGTGGTGAGACGAGCGCAGGTCAGGATGAAGCTAGCCACCTAGGGTGCTCAGGCCACGACCGCTCAGCTCCAGAAAGGAGAGCACTGTGGGGAAAGATCGCCATCCCGCGCAGATGCGGCGGGTGACAGTCAGCAGTGTTGCCGACGTTCTGCTCGCGACAGGCGTGCCGCATGTATCGGTGCAGGCTTGGGGGGGGGGGGGGGGGGGGGGGGGGGGCTGGGTCCGGATCGATGTCGTTGGTCGTCCAGGCTCTGGCATCTCGATCGCCCGTGAACGAGTCGCCATGACTTTCGAAGACCTGCGGCATAGCGACTTCTGGACAGTCCGTCCAGCTGGCACGACTTACAGATGGCGACCCTGGCGATCCTGGGTGACCATCTGTGACCCCGGTATCGAATGGACTGACCCGCGGACCGGATTGAACTTCTTCGGCGGCCCGGTGTGGTAGACGCTGACTAGTGCTGGTGCCGTGGCACCTGAGCAGACGGAGTCGCCATGCCAGATGTCCGTTCGCTGCGGGTAAATGGTGATGAGCAGTCCGAATGTGAATGCTCCTGTGTCGCCATGCGGCAGACAGAGCGGATGGCCAATTTTCGGTGAAGGGCTCGGGTGCACGCTCGGACAGCACAACCACGGATCAGCCTGCAAGTTTGATGCTTACCGTGCCTTTGCTTTGCAACCTCGGCGCAACGCCGCCATGTGGCAGCAGCGAGGACAAGGCGACGACCGGATGTCTGACACGGACTCACCGTCGGCCTCCACGGTTGTGCACCGTCCTAGCAGGAATGTCGAACGCGCCCGCAGATCGAGGTGGAGCAGGAAGCCGACGACGAGGCAGGGCCCGCCTCGCGCCAACACCGTGGCTGGCAACAGCGCGCTTGGGCACCTCCGGCCGATCGGCATCTGCCTACGTTCGTGTCATGCGTTCGCCCGGAGCGTCGCGGTACTGCTTGGGCGAGGAGCCGACCACGCGCCGGAAGGCCGTGCTGAAGGCGCTCTCGGACTCGTAGCCCGTGGCGACGGCGAGTTCGGAGATCGAGCGGGTGTTGCGGCGCAGGGCGTCGCGGGCCAGGCTCATGCGCCACTGGATCAGGTATTCCCCGGGTGTGGTGCCGAGCTGCTTCTTGAAGGCGGCGGCGAACGCCGAACGGGACATGCGGGCGATGCCGGCCAGTTCCTGCAGGCTCCAGCGGTGGGAGATATCGGCGTGCAAGGCGCGCAGGGCCGCACCGACGCCGTCGTCAGACAGGGCTCCCAGCCAGCCGGCGGGGTGGTCGGTCTGGTCGACGTGGGCGCGCAGTACGTGCACGAAGAGAATCTGCACGAGGTGGTCCAGCACCAGGGAGCTGCCGACGGTGCGGTTCTTCGTCTCGGTGCTGAGCAGGTGGGCCACTTGAGCGAGCTGCCCAAGGCTCCGGTCGCCGGCCCTGACGTGCACGAGCCTCGGGAGCACGTCGATCAGCATCGTGGTGTTGGCCTGGTCGAACCAGAACTGCCCACCGCACATGCTGAAGTCCTCGTCCGCCTCGGTGCCGATGCACACCCGCCCCTTCACGGCGCTCTCCCAGAGGGCCTGTGCGGGCAGCGGTTCGACGGTGGGGGAGCTGGCCAGCCGGTACGCCGGAGGGTTGACCAGCAGAAAGACGTCGCCCTTGCGCAGGCGCACGGGGTCGCTGTCGTCTTCGAACACCAGCCAGCACTCACCCTGCTCAATGCCGCCGATCTTCACGTACTCGAACGCCTCGAAGCGCAGCGCCCACGGCCCGGCCGCGCTGAAGTCCGGATCGACCGCCGTGCGGGGACGTAGCAGGCCGATAGCGGCGGCGATCGGGTCGCTGGACCCGAGCGGCGACCGGGACTTGGACGATACGTAAGAAATTGCGGACTCCACGTTATGGATCGTACAGCGGATGGGATCCACCATCGTTTCATGACCACCACGCAGCAGACCGCGCTTGTCACGGGCGCCAACAAGGGCATCGGGTTCGAGACCGCCCGCCAGCTCGCCCAGCTGGGCTTCACCGTCTGGCTGGGATGCCGTGATCAGGGCCGAGGCGAAGCGGCAGCGAAGGAGCTGGCCGCCGACGGCGACGTCCGCTTCGTTCGCCTCGACCTGACCGACACCGTCAGCATCCAGGCCGCCCAGGAGCACATCGCCGAGCACAGCGGCACCCTGGACGTTCTGATCAACAACGCCGCCATCGCCCTCGGGAGTCAGGAAGGTCCGCCCAGCACCATGAGGCCCGAGACGATCGAAAAGACGCTGGAGGTGAATTTCTACGGCACGCTGCACGTCACCCAGGCCTTCCTGCCGCTGGTGCGTAAGGCGGAAGCCGGGCGCATCGTGAATCTGAGCAGCTCGATGGGCTCGCTCACCATGCTCACCGCTCCCGAGCAGCCGCTGGCACCGTTCGGCGTGAGCT
Protein-coding regions in this window:
- a CDS encoding AraC family transcriptional regulator, which codes for MESAISYVSSKSRSPLGSSDPIAAAIGLLRPRTAVDPDFSAAGPWALRFEAFEYVKIGGIEQGECWLVFEDDSDPVRLRKGDVFLLVNPPAYRLASSPTVEPLPAQALWESAVKGRVCIGTEADEDFSMCGGQFWFDQANTTMLIDVLPRLVHVRAGDRSLGQLAQVAHLLSTETKNRTVGSSLVLDHLVQILFVHVLRAHVDQTDHPAGWLGALSDDGVGAALRALHADISHRWSLQELAGIARMSRSAFAAAFKKQLGTTPGEYLIQWRMSLARDALRRNTRSISELAVATGYESESAFSTAFRRVVGSSPKQYRDAPGERMTRT
- a CDS encoding IS5 family transposase (programmed frameshift); this encodes MVDRVVTDELWLRLEPLIPVPERRYRFPGRRRADNRAALEGILFVVSTGMRWSDLPTAMFGASGATCWRRLKEWHQAGVWQQLHQTVLAELRAAGLLDLAHAVVDSSHLRALKGGTFTGPSPVDRGRLASKHHLITDASGLPLAVILTGGNRNDVTQLLPLIDAIPPIHGLRGRPKRRPRRVFADRGYDHDKYRRLLRQQRITPKIARRGEAHGSGLGKHRWLVERTFSWLHNFRRLRTRYERRADIHQAMISIACSVICLRRLLSSF
- a CDS encoding SDR family oxidoreductase gives rise to the protein MTTTQQTALVTGANKGIGFETARQLAQLGFTVWLGCRDQGRGEAAAKELAADGDVRFVRLDLTDTVSIQAAQEHIAEHSGTLDVLINNAAIALGSQEGPPSTMRPETIEKTLEVNFYGTLHVTQAFLPLVRKAEAGRIVNLSSSMGSLTMLTAPEQPLAPFGVSYAYSSSKTLVSTLTGWLAVELKDTPVKVNSVCPGFNATDLNGNMGTQHPSEGAKVVVRAATLPADGPSGSFFDDAGPVSW
- a CDS encoding pilin, whose product is MQHIRNRLAGAMVSTAVVLLGFAVLASPAYAADAGTTQLTKILNNATGWLVGILAVLATLFLTLGGVRYVMAGGDPGEIEKAKGAFKSAILGYALAALAPVVVAIVKSILGV
- a CDS encoding DUF2637 domain-containing protein: MAAGGITALRNLAAGAVAGIAAWSSWYHMSHLARLHGEPAEVAVALPLTVDGMLIVATIVMADDKRRYGVVRPVARIAFPIGVIASVAANIAGADPTLWARFIAAWPPIALLLIVEMLARPPAGSAAVPAGTEQGPRPGEAEPVVPHTAIGEVPPQPQVPPQREVPPAAGGVGVPRLRHPAAYPELVPLPPHVVSAAAGTSAGGAAGHRMPSSNSSREEQLTGGQNVDATQVPVPLTTGSQVHLEVPVAAELAGVEADGEVPSAVGPAGREAGLVAAEPLACSDEAPKKFRSALAPTDRAAADRLHVVADLRTPERPAHRSTGEGGSAPQQPSAQSNSVIAGADDNCGKRTAGDVRRPAATTRQLALTIMQEEPKLTRVEVARRLGVSTRRLREVLAG